A stretch of the Natribaculum luteum genome encodes the following:
- a CDS encoding MFS transporter — MDVRTVLGRELKALWGGGKGTSLVAIATTWGLLVGTRMIYPVVLPSLQSTYGLSLTVSGLLVTVLWLFASIGQLPGGVLADRYNERTLMATSAIVVAVALGFVVTAPTPVVLFAATAFWGLGQSLYPIARITLLSTLYSERLGSALGVTMATGDVGQTILPPVAAFLAATFAWQVGLGYVAPLLLLGGLVIFITVPARRPADQPAETRSIRDMVGVFAELRNPSMGFMTLILFLYIFIWQSFTAFYPTYLTTVKGLSSTVSSVLFGLFFAVGVVVKPVAGAAYDRIGMRSSLVGVLLPPVAGFSLLPIVESVWVLGAITALISTMLGSGAITQSYLADSFSEEMQGTGLGVIRTTTATLGAGGPVLFGVIADNGYFDAGYVVLAAIMAAVILLTLRMPHAE; from the coding sequence ATGGACGTTCGAACCGTTCTTGGACGCGAACTGAAGGCACTGTGGGGTGGCGGAAAGGGAACCTCTCTCGTCGCGATCGCAACCACGTGGGGACTGCTGGTCGGGACGCGGATGATCTACCCCGTCGTACTGCCGTCGCTCCAGAGCACCTACGGCCTCAGCCTGACAGTTTCCGGCCTGCTCGTGACCGTTCTCTGGCTCTTCGCCTCGATCGGCCAACTTCCGGGCGGCGTGCTCGCAGACCGGTACAACGAACGCACGCTCATGGCCACGAGCGCTATCGTCGTCGCAGTGGCGCTTGGCTTCGTCGTCACGGCACCCACGCCGGTCGTGCTGTTCGCCGCAACGGCGTTCTGGGGACTGGGACAGTCGCTGTATCCGATCGCTCGCATCACGCTCCTCTCGACGCTCTACTCCGAACGACTCGGTAGTGCACTCGGCGTGACGATGGCCACGGGCGACGTCGGCCAGACGATACTACCGCCGGTTGCGGCCTTCCTCGCCGCCACGTTCGCCTGGCAGGTCGGTCTCGGGTACGTGGCACCACTCTTGCTTCTCGGCGGGCTCGTCATCTTCATTACCGTTCCGGCCCGGCGGCCGGCCGACCAGCCAGCCGAGACGCGATCGATACGAGACATGGTAGGCGTGTTCGCAGAGCTACGCAATCCGTCGATGGGATTCATGACTCTCATCCTGTTTCTGTACATTTTCATCTGGCAGTCGTTCACAGCCTTCTATCCGACGTACCTGACGACGGTGAAGGGGCTCTCGTCGACCGTCTCGAGCGTGCTGTTCGGCCTCTTCTTTGCGGTCGGCGTCGTCGTCAAACCGGTCGCCGGTGCCGCCTACGATCGCATCGGGATGCGCAGCTCGCTCGTCGGCGTTCTTCTGCCGCCTGTCGCTGGATTCTCGCTGCTGCCGATCGTCGAGAGCGTCTGGGTTCTCGGCGCCATTACCGCCCTGATCAGTACGATGCTCGGGTCGGGTGCGATCACACAGTCGTACCTGGCCGACTCGTTTTCCGAGGAGATGCAAGGAACGGGACTGGGGGTAATTCGAACGACGACCGCGACGCTCGGTGCCGGCGGTCCGGTTCTCTTCGGCGTGATCGCAGACAACGGCTACTTCGATGCGGGGTACGTCGTTCTGGCCGCGATTATGGCTGCGGTCATTCTTCTCACGCTTCGGATGCCACACGCTGAGTGA
- a CDS encoding transposase → MLDELTETLQLKLVNPNAHKQRKLRETVDEYQLALHDAFDQDCDTQTKTNDVVVDYDLSGYAKNALKQYVPNLLDEDTYDADELREETHPVRFTNEGPSLDHKPQNAIEWYVKIPHHDDYHLWLPAQPPAHKHDWLEALYHGDAEMGECQLIERDGEWYVHMPVTRGVEQSRSASASEPTPIGVDIGEAALATVCHRDERGTPTTPTIWSDESREVRRLRKTYFTATRRLQQREAARLDEEYSDELWARIDQLIDTVSSDVVAHAQTVENPVVVLEDLQHLRENMDYGRFMNRRLHGWAFATLHAQIEYKATEHGIPVATVEPAYTSKTCHACGEKGYRPRQGTFKCTNEECWVSEYQADINAALNIADRYDPAGESQPQTHSDSSEKVAGDDSGGDGACLTGPQDTLADTESSNQSETGTAGAR, encoded by the coding sequence ATGCTCGACGAACTCACGGAGACGCTGCAACTCAAGCTTGTCAACCCGAACGCGCACAAACAGCGCAAGCTCCGTGAGACAGTCGACGAGTACCAACTCGCCCTCCACGACGCGTTCGACCAAGACTGCGACACCCAAACCAAAACCAACGACGTGGTCGTCGACTACGACCTCTCCGGCTACGCGAAGAACGCCCTCAAACAGTACGTTCCGAACCTACTCGACGAGGACACGTACGACGCAGACGAACTCAGAGAGGAAACCCATCCCGTCCGCTTCACGAACGAAGGACCAAGTCTCGACCACAAGCCACAGAATGCCATCGAGTGGTACGTGAAAATCCCACACCACGACGACTACCACCTGTGGCTGCCCGCTCAACCACCAGCGCACAAGCACGACTGGCTCGAAGCATTGTACCACGGCGATGCAGAGATGGGCGAATGTCAACTCATCGAACGGGATGGTGAGTGGTACGTCCACATGCCCGTGACGCGAGGTGTCGAGCAGTCCAGGTCGGCGTCTGCCAGTGAGCCGACGCCGATTGGGGTGGATATCGGGGAGGCTGCCTTGGCCACGGTGTGTCACCGTGACGAGCGCGGCACCCCGACCACACCCACTATCTGGAGCGACGAATCCCGCGAAGTCAGACGCCTGCGGAAAACCTACTTCACGGCCACACGCCGCCTCCAACAGCGTGAGGCAGCCCGCCTCGACGAGGAGTACAGTGACGAACTCTGGGCGCGGATCGACCAGCTCATCGACACCGTGTCGAGCGACGTGGTCGCCCATGCGCAGACCGTCGAGAATCCCGTCGTAGTGTTAGAAGACCTCCAGCACCTCCGTGAGAACATGGACTACGGCAGGTTCATGAACCGCCGATTACACGGCTGGGCGTTCGCCACGCTCCACGCCCAAATCGAGTACAAAGCGACCGAACACGGGATTCCCGTGGCGACCGTCGAACCAGCGTACACGTCGAAGACGTGCCACGCGTGTGGCGAGAAAGGCTATCGCCCGCGACAGGGCACGTTCAAATGTACGAACGAAGAGTGTTGGGTGTCTGAGTATCAGGCGGATATCAACGCCGCGCTCAATATTGCGGATAGATACGACCCCGCTGGAGAGAGCCAGCCCCAAACGCACTCGGATTCGAGTGAGAAGGTGGCTGGCGATGACTCTGGCGGGGATGGGGCCTGTTTGACCGGGCCACAAGACACGCTCGCAGATACTGAGTCTAGCAACCAGAGCGAAACTGGCACTGCGGGGGCGAGGTAG
- a CDS encoding carboxymuconolactone decarboxylase family protein, producing the protein MSRSQELDEFKQTLGDLVEEAPELEQFSGFVESAEKTTVLDRKTKELLSLAIGVVTRCDHCILWHTDAALEAGATHDEIVDALKIAVVMGGGPAMTYAVDAYDTLRALEAERNE; encoded by the coding sequence ATGTCGCGCTCACAGGAGTTAGACGAGTTCAAGCAGACGCTCGGTGACCTGGTGGAGGAAGCCCCGGAACTGGAGCAGTTTTCCGGGTTCGTCGAATCGGCAGAGAAGACGACGGTACTCGATCGCAAAACCAAGGAGTTGCTGTCGCTTGCGATCGGCGTTGTCACCCGCTGTGACCACTGTATCCTCTGGCACACGGACGCAGCACTCGAGGCCGGGGCAACCCACGACGAGATCGTCGACGCACTGAAAATCGCCGTCGTGATGGGTGGTGGGCCAGCGATGACGTACGCCGTCGATGCCTACGACACACTTCGTGCCCTCGAAGCAGAACGAAACGAATGA
- a CDS encoding aspartate aminotransferase family protein, which translates to MTAGPPIHDLHFDEAPNVETKIPGPRSRRLLERQEAIDSGAVAYPKVVPIALEEGRGSTLKDVDGNVFLDFFAGIGVMNVGHSNPYVLEAVNDQTSKLVHTIDFPTEARLEFIEAVNDVAPPGLRDQCKMVFGGPSGSDANEASIKLAKQYTGRHGLLAFEGSYHGGTAGALSLTGGVKYKAGYEPLLPDAIHVRYPYPYRESLSDDDAEAVCPRGDCCGRMSCARSLEAVKEKFEGPYSGHEPPAAIWVEPIQGEGGVVVPPKGFLQGLRDIADDNDALLVADEIQSGFGRTGKWWACEHYDVTPDVITMAKGIGGAGLPLGATLYHEQFDTWGPGGHIGTFRGNVPAMRGGTAAIEYVQEHDLLEHATELGEYIRSRLQDVDSHLVGEVRGEGLFVGVELIDEDGEPSADLVKAVQTRCYENGVLIWKAGREGNVLRLLPPLVTTHEQAEIGLDIVTDALRAATSGDLP; encoded by the coding sequence ATGACGGCTGGACCTCCCATTCACGACCTCCACTTCGACGAGGCCCCCAACGTCGAGACGAAGATCCCGGGTCCGCGCTCTCGGAGGCTGCTCGAGCGACAGGAGGCCATCGACAGCGGCGCAGTCGCCTATCCGAAGGTCGTCCCTATCGCGCTCGAGGAGGGACGCGGGTCGACGTTGAAAGACGTCGATGGAAACGTCTTCCTCGACTTCTTCGCCGGCATCGGCGTGATGAACGTCGGTCACTCGAACCCCTACGTGCTCGAGGCGGTGAACGACCAGACGAGCAAACTCGTCCACACCATCGACTTTCCGACGGAGGCCCGCCTGGAGTTCATCGAGGCGGTAAACGACGTCGCACCGCCAGGGCTGCGCGATCAGTGCAAGATGGTGTTCGGCGGGCCGTCGGGCAGCGACGCCAACGAGGCGTCGATCAAACTGGCCAAACAGTACACCGGTCGCCACGGCCTGCTGGCGTTCGAGGGATCGTACCACGGTGGCACGGCAGGCGCGCTGAGCCTCACCGGCGGCGTCAAGTACAAGGCGGGCTACGAGCCGCTGTTGCCCGACGCGATCCACGTCCGCTATCCGTACCCGTACCGCGAGTCCCTGAGCGACGACGACGCCGAGGCGGTGTGTCCCCGTGGTGACTGCTGTGGTCGGATGTCCTGCGCTCGCTCGCTCGAGGCGGTCAAAGAGAAGTTCGAGGGGCCCTACAGCGGCCACGAGCCGCCGGCGGCGATCTGGGTCGAGCCGATCCAGGGCGAAGGCGGCGTCGTCGTGCCGCCGAAGGGCTTCCTGCAGGGGTTGCGCGACATCGCCGACGACAACGACGCCCTGCTCGTCGCCGACGAGATCCAGTCGGGGTTCGGTCGCACCGGGAAGTGGTGGGCCTGCGAACACTACGACGTGACGCCCGACGTGATCACGATGGCGAAGGGCATCGGCGGTGCGGGACTCCCGCTCGGGGCGACGCTGTACCACGAGCAGTTCGACACGTGGGGGCCGGGCGGCCACATCGGCACTTTCCGGGGTAACGTTCCCGCGATGCGGGGTGGAACCGCCGCGATCGAGTACGTCCAGGAACACGACCTGCTCGAGCACGCGACCGAACTCGGCGAGTACATCCGCAGTCGCTTGCAGGACGTCGACAGCCACCTCGTGGGTGAGGTACGTGGCGAGGGACTGTTCGTCGGTGTCGAGTTGATCGACGAAGACGGCGAGCCGAGTGCGGATCTTGTCAAGGCGGTCCAGACCCGGTGTTACGAAAACGGCGTGCTCATCTGGAAGGCCGGACGGGAGGGCAACGTTCTCCGGCTCCTGCCACCGCTGGTCACGACGCACGAGCAAGCCGAGATCGGCCTCGACATCGTCACGGACGCGCTCCGGGCGGCCACCAGCGGCGACCTGCCGTAG
- a CDS encoding FtsX-like permease family protein yields MPSENDYSSRSSPSPGRLARVRRWKGRCGLAWRRFVSQALWLAPKRTLMSVVGVGMAVTLLLIVTGLAIGIAAPATGAGNAGDYWIVSETSGDSSPLVATGDPQFGGAHGANERIRDHDAVRTSTPLLVDVLRLETDAGTTEYVVAIGVVADVDGQTVMGLSTDAMTAGDPFYAEGTYDGEWTGEVVLSEGAATLLESEHGDTLTVAGRGTNRTFTTTGIETSETGNVMGAAPIAVMHLAELQSITGASSHDQADQFLVEATSSSVTSDLDGIYPQSAVLSSDELTTQQLLDSDLGLALSLAAVLVAIVVGSLFIATTMVLEVAADQDQLRTLAAIGVEFRSRLTTYGVQALLVALVGGLLGSLVGALGVRIANVAANAFFDVGSVAVFHPALVGYGVVAALVIGVLTIPVLALAMTRLEMGGDRLRA; encoded by the coding sequence ATGCCGTCTGAGAACGACTACTCGAGTCGATCGTCGCCGTCTCCGGGACGGCTAGCGAGGGTTCGCCGCTGGAAGGGACGGTGTGGTCTGGCGTGGCGACGGTTCGTCTCGCAGGCGCTTTGGCTCGCGCCAAAGCGGACGTTGATGAGCGTCGTCGGCGTCGGGATGGCCGTCACGCTGTTGCTGATCGTCACCGGCCTCGCGATCGGTATCGCAGCCCCAGCGACAGGCGCCGGAAACGCCGGTGACTACTGGATCGTCTCGGAGACGAGCGGAGACAGCTCACCGCTCGTCGCGACGGGCGATCCCCAGTTCGGTGGCGCTCACGGTGCGAACGAGCGGATCCGCGACCACGACGCCGTCCGCACGTCGACGCCGTTGCTCGTGGACGTGCTCAGACTCGAAACTGACGCCGGGACGACGGAGTACGTCGTCGCGATCGGCGTCGTCGCAGACGTGGACGGGCAGACGGTAATGGGACTCTCGACTGACGCGATGACAGCAGGCGACCCGTTCTACGCCGAGGGCACGTACGACGGTGAGTGGACTGGTGAAGTCGTCCTCTCAGAAGGAGCGGCGACGCTCCTCGAGTCGGAGCATGGCGACACGCTTACCGTCGCTGGCCGTGGAACGAACAGGACGTTCACGACTACCGGGATCGAAACGAGCGAGACGGGAAACGTGATGGGAGCGGCACCGATCGCCGTGATGCACCTCGCCGAACTACAGTCGATCACGGGCGCGAGTAGCCACGATCAGGCCGATCAGTTCCTCGTCGAGGCGACCTCGTCGTCGGTCACCTCTGACCTCGACGGGATCTATCCGCAGTCGGCGGTCCTGTCGAGTGACGAGCTGACGACACAGCAACTCCTGGATTCGGATCTGGGGCTGGCGTTGAGTCTCGCGGCCGTCCTCGTCGCGATCGTCGTCGGCTCGTTGTTCATCGCGACGACGATGGTCCTCGAAGTGGCCGCCGACCAGGACCAGTTGCGGACGCTCGCCGCGATCGGCGTGGAATTCCGGTCTCGACTCACGACCTACGGCGTCCAGGCGCTTCTCGTCGCACTGGTCGGTGGACTCCTCGGGAGTCTGGTCGGAGCGCTCGGGGTCCGGATCGCCAACGTCGCCGCGAATGCGTTCTTCGACGTCGGATCGGTCGCCGTCTTCCACCCTGCCCTCGTCGGCTACGGCGTCGTTGCGGCCCTCGTCATCGGCGTGTTGACGATCCCGGTACT
- a CDS encoding DUF2080 family transposase-associated protein: MTGRFEINGHEVIEGEVKPTGNSAHVLVPKNWRGAAVNIVRTSDPPTDE, from the coding sequence ATTACTGGTAGATTCGAAATCAACGGTCACGAAGTCATCGAAGGTGAGGTCAAACCCACTGGGAACAGCGCGCACGTCCTCGTCCCCAAAAACTGGCGCGGCGCAGCCGTCAACATCGTCCGCACCAGCGACCCACCCACCGACGAATAA
- a CDS encoding ABC transporter ATP-binding protein, whose protein sequence is MTETMRSTTAEKRDSPTDVAPVVRGESLSKTYARGTTSSLASYLPWQATGDDRPTVTALADVSITVRPGEIVALAGPSGSGKSTLLHLLAGLEQPDSGRVVFDGTDLTQQSSRELTTHRLHDVGIVFQRFHLLDAFSARTNVAIPLLELGLSKRDRRERATAALERVGLGDRIQHTPGELSGGEQQRVAIARALVTEPTLLVADEPTGELDSEAGRRVLAELESVATDHAVVLASHDRATLEIADRVVELHDGKRVETTEMDSTDAV, encoded by the coding sequence ATGACGGAGACGATGCGTAGCACGACGGCCGAGAAACGGGACTCCCCCACGGATGTAGCCCCCGTTGTACGGGGTGAGTCCCTCTCGAAGACGTACGCGCGCGGAACGACCTCGAGTCTCGCGAGCTATCTCCCGTGGCAGGCGACCGGGGACGATCGCCCGACAGTGACAGCACTCGCGGACGTCTCGATCACGGTTCGTCCTGGCGAAATCGTCGCGCTCGCCGGCCCGAGTGGAAGCGGCAAGTCGACGCTGTTACACCTGCTCGCCGGCCTCGAGCAGCCCGATTCGGGGCGCGTCGTCTTCGACGGGACGGACCTCACACAGCAGTCCAGTCGCGAGTTGACGACCCACCGGCTACACGACGTCGGCATCGTCTTCCAGCGATTCCACCTGCTGGACGCGTTTTCGGCCCGCACGAACGTCGCGATCCCGCTTCTCGAGCTGGGGCTGTCGAAACGCGATCGCCGCGAGCGGGCGACGGCGGCACTCGAGCGCGTCGGACTCGGCGACCGGATCCAGCACACGCCGGGCGAACTCAGCGGTGGCGAACAGCAACGCGTCGCGATCGCCCGGGCGCTCGTTACGGAACCGACGCTCCTGGTGGCAGACGAACCGACCGGCGAACTCGACAGCGAGGCCGGCCGCCGGGTGCTGGCCGAACTCGAGTCTGTCGCCACCGATCACGCGGTCGTCCTGGCCTCGCACGATCGGGCGACGCTCGAGATCGCCGACCGGGTCGTCGAACTTCACGACGGGAAGCGAGTCGAGACGACCGAGATGGACAGTACGGATGCCGTCTGA
- a CDS encoding CARDB domain-containing protein gives MTRTAVTVGIILMLALAPIVGVVGAEPTQDGENDGSSYGTEYEIGNDVSVWDRSIFPLRANTSDGQTVVSNQDLFISTSENREFDLRRGELAVFGAEEEVELEFDPVSPEADTTQYDGDDVRVIVGTLDEGTALSTFDQMPSVSDLNENASFTQAAETTIADGKFADDVTYTPDAPGAHVVLVTTYDEDGGLAVDGDGNLEPQGPSTIIGVESLFVQDSASSVDAPSSVEPGNNATFENVDDGLETDGDVAHTIVLYDESTIETTPVTINLTDSLDADFTMGDVVVEQPIGTVEGVVTVGETITGDETNRTPFDEVVDLVVGDLNESDSVDLGDDVLNASTTMVVANDSDETIDVATLEEWPEKEYRWIHVASTTDQVATSTGTLDVEEEETSPPGGGIPIAPPSPVPEPEPEPEPEPGENATFDVKKTTLSDTKIEAGESVDVKAIVENVGDVSGTFTAELIVDGEVVDEQDVDVDAGESETVTFTQTFDSPGTHTIAVNDASAGELVVTGPPPAEFDVTDATLSDTEIEAGESADVTATVENVGGQLGTFTAELIVDGEVVDEKSVTIGTGTEKTVSFTRQFEEAGEYEIEVSGTSAGTLTVAEEEDGGDGLPGFGAPMAIAAIAAALLALRTRSD, from the coding sequence ATGACTAGAACTGCTGTTACGGTGGGGATAATCCTCATGCTTGCACTCGCACCCATTGTGGGTGTAGTCGGTGCGGAACCGACGCAAGATGGGGAAAACGACGGTTCGTCGTACGGGACGGAATACGAGATAGGCAACGACGTTTCGGTGTGGGATCGGTCGATCTTCCCGCTTCGAGCGAACACAAGTGATGGACAGACGGTCGTTAGCAATCAAGATCTGTTCATCAGTACCTCCGAAAACAGGGAGTTTGACCTTCGGCGCGGCGAATTAGCGGTGTTCGGAGCCGAGGAAGAGGTCGAACTCGAGTTCGACCCGGTTTCGCCGGAAGCAGACACGACCCAGTACGATGGCGACGACGTCAGAGTGATCGTCGGCACGCTGGACGAGGGAACGGCACTGTCCACGTTCGACCAGATGCCGTCCGTCTCCGACCTGAACGAGAACGCCAGCTTCACTCAGGCGGCCGAGACGACGATCGCAGACGGTAAGTTCGCAGACGACGTTACGTACACGCCTGACGCACCCGGCGCACACGTCGTACTCGTCACGACGTACGACGAGGACGGCGGGCTGGCAGTCGACGGGGACGGCAACCTCGAGCCCCAGGGTCCCTCGACGATCATCGGCGTCGAGAGTCTGTTCGTCCAGGATAGTGCCTCGAGCGTCGACGCACCCTCGTCCGTCGAACCCGGTAACAACGCGACGTTCGAGAACGTCGACGACGGACTTGAGACCGACGGCGATGTCGCACACACGATCGTCCTCTACGACGAGTCGACGATCGAAACGACCCCGGTGACGATCAACCTGACCGATTCCCTCGACGCGGACTTCACGATGGGCGACGTCGTCGTCGAACAGCCGATTGGCACCGTCGAGGGCGTCGTCACGGTCGGTGAAACCATCACTGGGGACGAGACGAACCGCACTCCGTTCGACGAGGTGGTCGACCTCGTCGTCGGTGATCTGAACGAATCGGATTCCGTCGACCTCGGTGACGACGTCCTGAACGCGTCGACGACGATGGTCGTCGCGAACGACAGCGACGAGACGATCGACGTCGCCACGCTCGAGGAGTGGCCCGAAAAGGAGTACCGCTGGATCCACGTCGCGTCGACGACCGATCAGGTCGCGACCTCGACGGGGACGCTCGATGTGGAAGAAGAAGAGACGTCGCCGCCGGGCGGTGGAATCCCGATTGCGCCGCCGAGCCCGGTCCCCGAACCGGAACCGGAGCCCGAACCTGAGCCTGGAGAGAACGCTACGTTCGACGTGAAGAAGACGACGCTGAGCGACACGAAGATCGAAGCCGGCGAGTCGGTCGACGTCAAGGCGATCGTCGAGAACGTCGGCGACGTCTCCGGGACGTTCACGGCCGAGCTGATCGTCGACGGCGAGGTCGTCGACGAACAAGACGTCGACGTCGACGCCGGTGAGTCGGAGACGGTGACGTTCACCCAAACGTTCGACTCGCCAGGTACGCACACCATCGCAGTCAACGACGCGTCGGCTGGCGAACTCGTCGTCACCGGGCCTCCGCCGGCCGAGTTCGACGTGACGGACGCGACGCTGAGCGACACGGAGATCGAAGCCGGCGAGTCGGCCGACGTCACGGCCACCGTCGAGAACGTCGGTGGCCAGCTCGGAACGTTCACGGCCGAACTGATCGTCGACGGCGAGGTCGTCGACGAGAAGTCGGTCACGATCGGAACCGGAACTGAAAAGACGGTCAGCTTCACCAGACAGTTCGAAGAGGCTGGCGAGTACGAGATCGAAGTCAGCGGCACGTCCGCAGGGACGCTAACCGTCGCCGAGGAAGAGGACGGTGGCGACGGCCTCCCCGGCTTCGGTGCGCCGATGGCGATCGCCGCGATCGCTGCGGCCCTGCTCGCGCTTCGGACTCGGTCTGACTGA
- a CDS encoding rubrerythrin-like domain-containing protein has protein sequence MPHDQDVEGANDPDSVSTYECLQCGNVVESKTHPGECDCGGEFQNRAKSLE, from the coding sequence ATGCCTCACGACCAGGACGTCGAAGGTGCGAACGATCCGGACTCGGTATCGACGTACGAGTGCCTCCAGTGTGGCAACGTCGTCGAATCGAAGACCCATCCCGGTGAGTGCGACTGTGGTGGCGAGTTCCAGAATCGGGCAAAGTCCCTCGAGTAG
- a CDS encoding MSCRAMM family adhesin SdrC: MTERYTRVASTILALTLVLSACALTGVAASDEASLSVPGSIDTPTKTVSIEGTEYEVSSVAVREPGQSLPVDVSASDSTDFRVDLYNSDEQRENSQYGTGSERVTFDTDALDPGTYLLMLQIDDDYVEIHPVVISGYDVETDHADEIEPDETLNATISVTPTAADGDPEGVELVVWNDETTIRESAEQTDDGTYEATVSDLEEGTYDVYAIAQGGDEIDGEHEILGVSDGGSLEVAESTSEPTPPDDGDDGSEDDDSDNESDPVDDGDADNVSDGESENVSDGEPDNGSDNETDVIDDPVDGDEGNETTDSDDGADNDSSSESNETSEVVMPTNETNETDAGTEDDPGAGSDSVPLEAVPILVFALVIVGVSTRVTRR; this comes from the coding sequence ATGACCGAACGATATACTCGAGTCGCCTCGACGATCCTCGCCCTCACTCTCGTCCTCTCGGCGTGTGCGCTCACTGGTGTCGCCGCCAGTGACGAAGCCAGCCTGTCCGTACCCGGTTCGATCGATACGCCGACGAAAACGGTCTCGATCGAAGGAACCGAGTACGAGGTGAGTAGCGTTGCCGTGCGCGAGCCGGGTCAGTCGCTCCCCGTCGACGTGAGCGCGTCTGACAGCACTGATTTCCGGGTCGACCTCTACAACAGCGACGAACAGCGAGAAAACTCGCAATACGGTACCGGCTCCGAGCGCGTGACGTTCGACACTGACGCGTTAGATCCTGGTACCTATCTCCTCATGCTCCAGATCGACGACGACTACGTCGAGATCCACCCCGTCGTCATCAGCGGCTACGACGTCGAGACCGATCACGCCGACGAGATCGAACCCGACGAGACGCTGAACGCGACCATCTCGGTGACGCCGACGGCAGCCGACGGAGATCCAGAGGGCGTCGAACTGGTCGTCTGGAACGACGAGACGACGATTCGCGAATCCGCAGAACAGACCGACGACGGCACGTACGAGGCGACCGTGTCGGACCTCGAGGAAGGAACCTACGACGTCTACGCCATCGCACAGGGTGGTGACGAGATCGACGGCGAACACGAAATCCTCGGGGTAAGCGACGGCGGCTCACTCGAGGTCGCCGAATCGACCTCGGAACCGACACCGCCGGACGACGGCGACGATGGATCCGAAGACGACGACAGTGACAACGAATCAGACCCGGTCGACGACGGCGATGCGGACAACGTCAGTGACGGCGAGTCGGAGAACGTCAGCGACGGTGAGCCGGACAACGGCAGCGATAACGAGACAGACGTGATCGACGATCCGGTCGATGGCGACGAGGGCAACGAAACCACAGACAGCGACGACGGAGCGGACAACGACAGTTCGAGCGAGTCGAACGAGACCAGCGAGGTCGTCATGCCGACGAACGAGACGAACGAGACGGACGCTGGAACCGAGGACGACCCCGGAGCAGGATCCGATTCAGTCCCGCTCGAGGCCGTTCCGATACTCGTCTTCGCGCTCGTCATCGTCGGTGTCAGTACTCGGGTGACACGGCGGTAG
- a CDS encoding universal stress protein: MDDTTDVDETVDLSDAADFDDILVPTDGSKTARNGSMQAIKFAQRNDATLHVLYAMDMGDADYVAVPSNIEETRTRMEKKGQKYVAEIEELADDAGVTCVTTVTANTPVEAILEYVDEHDIDLVVMGKRGRSDPDKPLIGSITNRVIGSLDIPVFTA; the protein is encoded by the coding sequence ATGGACGACACAACCGACGTGGACGAGACGGTCGACCTGAGCGACGCAGCCGACTTCGACGACATTCTCGTGCCGACCGACGGGAGCAAAACCGCTCGCAATGGGTCGATGCAGGCGATCAAGTTCGCACAGCGAAACGACGCGACCTTGCACGTGCTCTACGCGATGGACATGGGCGACGCCGACTACGTGGCCGTCCCGAGCAACATCGAGGAGACGCGAACCCGCATGGAGAAAAAAGGGCAGAAGTACGTCGCGGAGATCGAAGAACTCGCCGACGACGCCGGCGTCACTTGTGTGACGACGGTCACGGCGAACACGCCCGTCGAGGCCATCCTCGAGTACGTCGACGAACACGACATCGATCTGGTCGTCATGGGCAAACGAGGGCGCTCCGACCCGGACAAGCCACTCATCGGCTCGATCACGAATCGGGTCATCGGCTCGCTCGACATTCCCGTGTTCACAGCCTGA